The Leptospira barantonii genome includes a region encoding these proteins:
- the creD gene encoding cell envelope integrity protein CreD, whose product MEVKTPLQQLFLWFRNSLTIRIVGIGILALLLLIPSFMVSNLIQERQQTRNEAEAEVTSKWGDSQTIGGPIVSVPFYDSIKNDRGEIESILRYAHFLPEELQITGTVKPEKRYRGIYVVPLYQGELILQGRFGALDKHSLPISNKDLLWSEAFLSLGISDVKGIREKISVDLGGVKKEMGPGTRSNDVFVSGVSLKTPWDATRSKEFSLKLSFNGSKELFFLPMAKETKVNLDSPWQTPSFEGDFLPDFRDVTNSGFKANWKVLELNRNYPQDFIADSQSNGINGYRFGVRFLLPVDEYHKTVRSSKYGELFLLLTFITYFFIEVYKKVRLHFIQYLLLGFAVLLFYIMLLSLTEHIPFNLAYWIASSLILGLVTLYSRAFFKGEFVFIVAGGTIFVFYLFFFALLQLEDFALLVGTFGLFVLLAVAMYFTRRIQELESDKDS is encoded by the coding sequence ATGGAAGTAAAGACTCCCCTCCAACAGTTGTTTCTTTGGTTTCGGAATTCGCTTACGATCCGGATTGTCGGGATCGGAATTCTGGCTCTTTTACTTTTGATTCCTTCCTTTATGGTTTCCAACCTGATTCAGGAAAGGCAACAAACACGAAACGAAGCCGAAGCGGAAGTCACTTCCAAATGGGGAGATTCTCAGACGATCGGAGGTCCGATCGTTTCGGTTCCATTTTACGACTCGATCAAAAACGATCGAGGGGAAATAGAAAGTATTCTACGTTATGCGCACTTTCTTCCGGAAGAATTGCAGATCACCGGAACCGTGAAACCCGAAAAAAGATACAGAGGAATTTATGTGGTTCCTTTGTATCAGGGAGAATTGATCCTTCAGGGACGTTTCGGCGCCTTGGACAAACATTCTCTCCCGATCTCCAATAAGGATCTGCTTTGGTCCGAAGCTTTTCTTTCTCTCGGGATCAGCGACGTAAAAGGAATCCGTGAAAAAATTTCAGTCGATCTCGGCGGAGTTAAGAAAGAGATGGGACCGGGAACGAGAAGTAACGACGTTTTTGTTTCGGGTGTAAGTTTAAAAACTCCTTGGGACGCGACGCGTTCGAAAGAATTCTCCTTGAAACTTTCGTTTAACGGAAGCAAGGAATTGTTCTTCTTGCCGATGGCAAAGGAAACGAAGGTCAATCTGGATTCTCCTTGGCAAACCCCTTCTTTCGAAGGCGACTTTTTACCGGACTTCCGAGACGTTACCAACTCCGGTTTTAAAGCGAACTGGAAAGTATTGGAACTCAATCGGAATTATCCTCAGGATTTTATAGCGGATTCACAATCGAACGGAATCAACGGATATCGTTTCGGAGTTCGTTTTCTTCTTCCGGTCGACGAATATCATAAGACCGTTCGCTCTTCCAAATACGGCGAGTTGTTTTTGCTTCTTACATTCATCACGTATTTTTTCATCGAAGTTTACAAAAAGGTAAGACTTCACTTTATCCAATATCTTCTTTTGGGTTTCGCGGTTCTACTTTTCTATATTATGCTTTTATCATTAACGGAACACATCCCGTTTAACTTGGCGTATTGGATCGCGAGTTCCCTGATTCTCGGGCTCGTCACATTATATTCCAGAGCTTTTTTTAAGGGAGAATTCGTCTTTATCGTCGCAGGCGGCACGATTTTTGTTTTCTATCTATTCTTCTTCGCGCTTCTTCAACTCGAGGACTTCGCATTGTTGGTGGGCACGTTCGGATTGTTCGTGCTACTTGCGGTCGCGATGTATTTTACGAGAAGAATTCAAGAATTGGAATCGGATAAGGATTCTTAA
- a CDS encoding MBL fold metallo-hydrolase: MRYLLQLSCFILFLSCAVTSYSSKSVTLGKQFDLKDLKQNPKGPILFQKKLAADWVADRGGLIHLKDPKAKAASLQSGDEPIQIYFYVVDHPKFGRYLIDTGMSEAFRKDPKDWPISWLVASVMNTSAFKVHLTASEWLKKDPKKLEGIFLTHMHLDHVLGTKDFQSGTPLYIGPQEATHKQFINSFVQGTTDQLLGENPALSELSFAPPSNDSSYPVLDFFGDQSLLIFHIEGHTKGSLAFLVQSSNGYQLVLGDSCHTAWGWENNVPPGDFTADQEKNKAGLSFLKDLASKFPGIQVHPGHQSLSEKRN; encoded by the coding sequence ATGAGATACCTTTTACAACTTTCCTGTTTCATCTTATTTCTTTCGTGTGCGGTGACTTCGTATTCTTCCAAGTCCGTGACCTTGGGAAAACAGTTCGACTTAAAGGACTTAAAACAGAATCCGAAAGGCCCGATTCTATTTCAGAAAAAACTCGCCGCGGATTGGGTTGCGGATCGCGGAGGGTTGATCCATCTAAAAGATCCGAAGGCGAAAGCGGCTTCGCTTCAATCCGGTGACGAACCGATTCAAATCTACTTTTACGTAGTCGATCATCCGAAGTTCGGAAGATATTTAATCGATACCGGAATGTCCGAAGCATTTAGAAAGGATCCAAAGGACTGGCCGATTTCCTGGCTTGTAGCGTCGGTGATGAATACCTCCGCGTTTAAGGTTCATCTGACTGCGTCGGAATGGCTCAAAAAAGATCCTAAGAAGTTGGAAGGGATTTTTCTAACTCACATGCACCTGGATCATGTTCTGGGAACGAAGGATTTTCAATCGGGAACTCCGTTGTATATTGGACCGCAAGAAGCCACTCATAAACAATTTATCAATTCTTTCGTTCAAGGAACCACGGATCAACTTTTGGGTGAGAATCCGGCCTTGTCCGAGTTGAGTTTCGCGCCTCCGTCCAACGATTCTTCTTATCCAGTTCTCGATTTTTTCGGAGATCAATCCTTGCTGATATTTCACATCGAAGGTCATACAAAAGGAAGTCTTGCGTTTTTGGTTCAAAGTTCGAACGGATATCAACTCGTTTTGGGGGATTCTTGTCATACCGCTTGGGGATGGGAGAATAACGTTCCTCCGGGCGATTTTACCGCGGACCAGGAAAAGAACAAGGCGGGTCTAAGTTTTCTGAAAGACCTTGCTTCTAAGTTTCCCGGAATTCAAGTACATCCGGGACATCAAAGTCTATCAGAAAAACGTAATTAA
- a CDS encoding FAD-binding protein: MKKTAILLVFFFFGSLFAEPTIVNDVTQINPIPVNRVVVPTTLDEIQNLVKNQEGPISIGGGRFSMGGQIATENALFIDTREFDKILSFDPKAKLITVEPGITWRKLQEFIDPFDLSVQIKQTYSNFTVGGSLSVNAHGRYIGYGPMILSVRSIKLVLADGKSMNASPKENPELFYAAVGGYGGIGIITEVVLQLTDNKKVKRFVKKLPITDYKKFFFENIRNNPKAQFHNGDIYPPAYENVNAVTWEETEESVTVPDKIVPVKESYWLENLIYFWLTELPYGKELRESVLDPLYYRKDRIVWRNYEASYDVQELEPPTRKISTYVLQEYFVPVEKFDEFYPLMRTILRKHDANVMNISIRHSKADSGSLMAWGRTEVFSFVIYYKQRVYASAKNEVGVWTRELIDAVTSVGGAYYLPYQLHATVTQFHKAYPNANRFFALKRKLDPKYKFRNKLWDKYYFHNEDDQKIRLTLDSLKDYSRNEDQTFLTLPEWYIVFSSDEYANFLMHSRPSAFPYFGSIAQFWKMYGRVIVKTWNDYEFNWGYHLMINVIGVSYSAELMLKSLYENTFGRCTEWIAGTNGLSSETNVEAYMQKVARDYTDFVRLRPWYEYPFYSKFKEFWTIRDGDNTSFVRRWERRFFFSTELLVKALYGKLIALGTESVYAPETFEVRAWVVENGKGNIRSIPRYEAFTKAVPEIVKKNVSFVEIAGNRKILLTLIVPSETNLRDREEVLYEWNILTEPNQKRVAVVAPVSRLHEILINSEKNGFKVDHIFDY; the protein is encoded by the coding sequence ATGAAAAAAACAGCAATTCTTTTAGTCTTCTTCTTTTTCGGTTCTCTTTTTGCCGAACCTACGATCGTAAACGACGTAACTCAGATCAATCCGATTCCGGTAAACCGGGTCGTAGTTCCGACCACGTTAGACGAAATACAAAATCTCGTCAAAAATCAGGAAGGTCCGATTTCCATAGGAGGCGGAAGATTCTCCATGGGAGGTCAGATCGCGACCGAAAACGCGTTGTTTATCGATACGAGAGAATTCGATAAAATTCTTTCCTTCGATCCGAAAGCGAAACTGATCACGGTCGAACCGGGAATCACCTGGAGAAAACTTCAGGAGTTCATCGACCCATTCGATCTTTCGGTTCAGATCAAACAAACCTATTCCAACTTTACGGTGGGAGGTTCTCTCAGCGTAAACGCTCACGGAAGATATATCGGTTACGGGCCGATGATCCTTTCCGTTCGTTCCATTAAACTCGTGTTAGCCGATGGAAAATCGATGAACGCGAGCCCGAAAGAAAATCCGGAATTGTTTTATGCGGCGGTGGGCGGTTACGGCGGAATCGGAATCATTACCGAAGTCGTTTTACAACTCACCGATAACAAAAAGGTAAAACGATTCGTAAAAAAACTTCCGATCACGGACTACAAAAAATTCTTCTTTGAAAACATACGCAACAATCCTAAGGCTCAGTTTCACAACGGTGACATCTATCCTCCCGCTTATGAAAACGTGAACGCGGTTACTTGGGAGGAAACGGAAGAATCCGTAACCGTTCCGGATAAGATCGTTCCGGTGAAAGAAAGTTATTGGCTCGAAAATCTAATATACTTCTGGTTAACGGAACTTCCTTACGGGAAGGAATTGAGAGAATCCGTTCTCGATCCTTTGTATTATCGCAAGGATAGAATCGTCTGGAGAAACTACGAGGCCAGCTACGACGTTCAAGAGTTGGAACCTCCGACTCGAAAAATCAGCACGTATGTTCTGCAGGAATACTTCGTTCCCGTGGAGAAGTTCGACGAATTCTATCCGTTGATGAGAACCATTCTTCGGAAACACGACGCGAACGTGATGAACATTTCGATTCGTCATTCGAAAGCGGATTCGGGTTCGTTGATGGCTTGGGGAAGAACGGAGGTTTTCTCGTTCGTCATTTATTATAAACAACGCGTCTATGCGAGCGCCAAAAACGAAGTGGGAGTTTGGACCCGAGAGTTGATCGACGCGGTTACGAGCGTGGGCGGAGCTTATTATCTTCCGTATCAATTGCACGCAACCGTAACTCAATTTCACAAGGCGTATCCGAACGCGAATCGTTTCTTCGCATTAAAAAGAAAACTGGATCCGAAATATAAGTTTAGAAACAAACTCTGGGACAAGTATTACTTTCACAACGAAGACGATCAGAAAATCAGACTGACCCTGGATTCTCTCAAGGATTATTCGCGCAACGAGGATCAGACCTTTCTTACCTTGCCGGAATGGTATATCGTTTTTAGTTCGGACGAATATGCGAATTTTTTAATGCATTCTCGACCGAGTGCGTTTCCGTATTTCGGAAGTATCGCGCAATTCTGGAAAATGTACGGAAGAGTGATCGTCAAAACCTGGAACGACTACGAATTCAACTGGGGGTATCACCTCATGATCAACGTAATCGGAGTCAGTTATTCTGCGGAATTGATGTTGAAATCCTTGTATGAAAATACGTTCGGAAGATGTACGGAATGGATCGCCGGGACCAACGGACTTAGTTCCGAAACCAACGTGGAAGCCTATATGCAAAAAGTTGCAAGGGATTATACGGACTTCGTAAGACTTCGGCCTTGGTATGAGTATCCGTTCTATTCCAAGTTCAAGGAATTTTGGACGATTCGAGACGGAGACAATACGAGTTTCGTTCGAAGATGGGAAAGAAGATTCTTCTTCTCGACGGAACTTCTTGTCAAAGCGTTGTACGGAAAATTGATCGCGCTCGGAACCGAATCCGTTTACGCTCCGGAAACTTTTGAAGTAAGGGCTTGGGTTGTGGAGAATGGAAAAGGTAATATACGATCGATTCCGAGATACGAAGCGTTTACAAAGGCCGTTCCCGAAATCGTTAAGAAGAACGTTTCCTTTGTGGAGATCGCGGGAAATCGAAAAATTCTTTTGACGTTGATTGTTCCTTCCGAAACAAATCTTCGAGATCGGGAAGAAGTGTTATACGAATGGAATATTTTGACCGAGCCGAATCAAAAACGAGTGGCTGTGGTCGCCCCCGTTTCAAGACTTCATGAGATTCTAATAAACTCGGAAAAGAACGGATTTAAGGTGGATCATATATTCGACTATTGA
- a CDS encoding STAS domain-containing protein, with translation MEITVQDDIHIIKIAGSILQSDSEELDRNLSEHNFDPSPKIIIDLTEVNHICSTALGIIVSYKKKFKSAEGDIIIVVNDEDLLQLFEITMLDKVFKVVPNIEDAFDEFKLNR, from the coding sequence ATGGAAATAACCGTACAAGACGATATTCATATCATCAAAATTGCAGGATCGATTCTTCAATCGGACAGCGAAGAATTGGACCGAAACCTAAGCGAACACAATTTCGATCCAAGCCCTAAGATCATCATCGATCTGACGGAAGTGAATCATATCTGTTCCACTGCGTTAGGCATCATTGTCTCTTATAAAAAGAAGTTCAAAAGTGCGGAAGGCGATATCATCATCGTGGTAAACGACGAGGATCTTCTCCAACTTTTCGAAATCACCATGTTGGACAAGGTTTTCAAAGTGGTTCCCAATATTGAAGACGCTTTCGACGAATTCAAACTGAATCGTTAA
- a CDS encoding methyltransferase domain-containing protein, translating into MKELNRKQFLKSFLYLYLSGFALDLLSKDKKEQNLSQTKENSNSLDANLESNFKNVYLDPKLKEEFFLFLQNVYHLYPEESFHKLIFDISKSKQNDREIYETILKEIPRIKPFAGIITYALPALKKQKLEISNEVVDLLGEGSSVNGYMEIGTTGRYVGSLKKKLKISGDQFVLNDLEPKYNPEDVAERGQLGKVGKFVALGDYDPIPNSAVQSASLDLVTNFIGFHHSPAKRLDGFIESIARVLKPGGKLVLRDHDVNSKEMKSIVALAHDVYNVGLEISWKETAQQIRNFTSVAEIEEMVSRFGLKPLKKYVLQKGDPTKNTLMAFEKTA; encoded by the coding sequence ATGAAAGAATTGAATCGGAAACAGTTTTTAAAGTCCTTTCTTTATTTGTATTTGAGCGGATTCGCTTTGGATCTGCTTTCCAAGGATAAGAAGGAACAGAATCTTTCGCAAACGAAGGAGAATTCGAATTCTTTAGACGCGAATCTCGAATCGAATTTTAAAAACGTCTATCTCGATCCGAAACTCAAGGAAGAATTCTTTCTTTTTCTTCAAAACGTATATCATCTTTATCCCGAGGAAAGTTTTCATAAACTTATATTCGATATCTCTAAATCGAAACAAAACGATCGTGAAATCTACGAAACGATTCTCAAGGAGATTCCTCGGATCAAACCTTTTGCGGGAATCATTACATACGCTCTTCCCGCTCTCAAAAAACAAAAATTAGAAATTTCTAATGAAGTCGTGGACCTTCTGGGGGAGGGAAGTTCCGTAAACGGTTATATGGAAATCGGAACCACGGGGCGATACGTCGGAAGTCTCAAAAAGAAACTGAAAATTTCCGGCGATCAATTCGTGTTGAACGATCTGGAACCGAAATACAACCCCGAAGATGTGGCGGAGAGAGGACAACTCGGTAAGGTCGGCAAATTTGTCGCGTTAGGCGATTACGATCCGATTCCTAATTCTGCGGTCCAATCGGCGAGTCTGGATTTGGTTACGAACTTTATCGGCTTTCATCATTCTCCCGCAAAACGGTTGGACGGTTTTATCGAATCGATCGCGCGGGTTTTGAAACCCGGAGGAAAATTAGTTCTCAGGGATCACGACGTGAATTCGAAGGAAATGAAATCGATCGTCGCCTTGGCTCACGATGTGTATAACGTCGGTTTGGAGATCTCCTGGAAGGAAACGGCGCAACAAATCAGGAACTTTACTTCCGTTGCGGAGATCGAAGAAATGGTGAGCAGATTCGGTTTAAAACCTTTGAAAAAATACGTTCTTCAAAAAGGCGACCCTACTAAAAATACTTTGATGGCTTTCGAAAAAACCGCATGA
- a CDS encoding catalase family protein, producing the protein MGKKIGYITLGIFILIGLLYWVGQGPRVEIPKDVKPGAEFVFPGEEETTRDTLALLISSLKEKYPKGNEAKRDAHPFAHGCVKASFTVLPSVPEDLKFGIFNSSKTYSSWIRFSNGSITKKPDFEGDIRGMGIKLLGVDGPKLAEDEKRTQDFLLINHPVLPAGAPAEYLSLFKAAFAKKPMSYFFGGMPWNWKLTALKESISIRRKKIPDVLEIRYWSTTPYRLGNDSTAVKYSARPCETKDLKVPENPAENYLRQTMVSHLKEKSVCFEFMIQKQGNPISMPVEDPAVHWDEKDSPFVPVAKIEIPVQDFATAEQDRFCENLSLNPWHSLEAHRPLGGINRVRKLAYESIAKYRHEQNGVKQIEPSE; encoded by the coding sequence ATGGGAAAAAAGATCGGATATATAACGCTTGGAATTTTTATTTTAATCGGTTTGTTGTATTGGGTGGGGCAGGGGCCGAGGGTGGAGATCCCTAAGGATGTAAAACCGGGAGCCGAATTCGTTTTTCCGGGCGAAGAGGAAACCACTCGGGACACTCTCGCGCTTTTAATTTCTTCCCTTAAGGAAAAATATCCAAAAGGCAACGAAGCCAAAAGGGACGCACATCCTTTCGCGCACGGTTGTGTGAAAGCGAGTTTTACGGTTCTACCTTCCGTTCCCGAAGATCTTAAATTTGGAATATTCAATTCTTCTAAAACGTATTCCTCTTGGATCCGTTTTTCAAACGGTTCCATCACTAAAAAGCCGGACTTCGAAGGGGATATTCGAGGAATGGGAATCAAGTTGTTGGGAGTGGACGGTCCTAAGTTGGCCGAGGATGAAAAAAGAACCCAAGACTTTTTACTCATCAATCATCCCGTTCTTCCCGCGGGCGCTCCCGCGGAATATCTTTCCTTGTTTAAGGCGGCATTCGCTAAAAAACCGATGTCTTATTTTTTCGGAGGAATGCCTTGGAATTGGAAGTTGACCGCGTTGAAAGAATCGATTTCGATTCGAAGAAAAAAAATTCCGGACGTTTTGGAAATCCGTTATTGGAGTACGACTCCGTATCGTTTGGGAAACGATTCCACTGCCGTTAAATATTCCGCGAGACCTTGCGAAACAAAGGATCTTAAGGTCCCCGAAAATCCTGCGGAGAATTATCTGCGTCAAACTATGGTTTCTCATCTCAAAGAAAAGTCGGTTTGTTTCGAGTTTATGATTCAAAAACAAGGGAACCCGATTTCAATGCCGGTCGAAGATCCTGCAGTTCATTGGGATGAAAAAGATTCTCCGTTTGTTCCCGTCGCAAAGATCGAAATTCCGGTTCAGGATTTCGCGACCGCGGAACAGGATCGTTTCTGCGAAAATCTTTCCTTAAATCCTTGGCATTCTTTGGAAGCGCACCGTCCTCTTGGAGGAATCAATCGTGTTAGAAAACTTGCATACGAATCGATCGCAAAATACAGACACGAACAGAACGGTGTAAAACAGATCGAACCTTCGGAATGA
- a CDS encoding ATP-binding protein encodes MKDSSENKSLETIHEFYGNCYELFSKGSYLEEMRAFYALCRKAVHADFLILLESGDPLSLKISESEPNFDFSLRQTNTEFLSLSYPNEKPANAFVLKREEIKFSNFDALEELNFEQALVLPIPSSETGIRNILLFLYSENEENIPEFLNVLTGLSPRIREIFSIKNKEISLNSVHTQLDSIVKTSSQSIIFMDSGTGKTWINESAAALLSFPKGGDVSSWEVSNAMTRLMQSSVNREEILLEVNRNLSNPKLEKFSTQWKFENPETELFEVTCVLLPGKIAPGRLWFFEDITSFHLQQETLALLNQALKEKSEIAEQENLAKTVFMSNISHEIRTPMTGILGITELLLQTSLAPDQKDSLELIQRSGDNLLKIINHLLDFSKADTGKIELESIPFSMEKLLRDLTALLRVEAEKNENEMKIELPSDFPETLNGDPVRIGQIFTNLVSNATKFTKEGTVEIGFHILEKKNQSVRFRTWVSDTGIGIPASKLNSVFEPFVQSDISITRNFGGTGLGLSIAKKLVELMGGKIQVESQPGIGTRFWFELRLEIPTSEKTETIENSSSNETTSEQSDFSELKVLIVEDNPINQKLLGRILKKKNIEPSLVEDGMEAVEKVRRSHYDLIFMDINMPGIDGLSATEIIRKFPKGKSVRIVGLTANAAPEIQDVAVQRGMDDLLTKPYNVSQIEEILRSFDNR; translated from the coding sequence ATGAAAGATTCTTCCGAAAACAAATCCCTCGAAACGATTCACGAATTTTACGGAAACTGCTACGAACTATTTTCCAAAGGTTCGTATCTGGAGGAGATGAGGGCGTTTTACGCCCTTTGTAGAAAAGCGGTTCATGCTGATTTTCTAATATTATTGGAAAGTGGCGATCCTCTTTCCTTAAAAATCTCGGAATCGGAACCGAATTTCGATTTTTCCCTGCGACAAACCAATACCGAATTTCTTTCCCTTTCTTATCCGAACGAAAAACCAGCAAACGCATTCGTCCTCAAACGCGAAGAGATAAAATTCTCCAACTTCGACGCTTTGGAAGAATTGAACTTCGAACAAGCCCTCGTTTTACCGATTCCGAGTTCGGAAACCGGAATTCGAAACATTCTTTTATTCTTATATTCAGAAAACGAAGAGAACATTCCCGAATTTCTAAACGTATTAACCGGTTTGTCTCCGAGAATTCGGGAAATATTTTCGATCAAAAACAAGGAGATCTCCCTAAATTCCGTCCATACTCAGTTGGATTCGATCGTCAAGACGAGTTCTCAATCGATCATCTTTATGGATTCGGGAACGGGCAAAACCTGGATCAACGAAAGCGCGGCGGCCTTGCTTTCTTTTCCGAAAGGAGGAGACGTTTCTTCTTGGGAAGTTTCCAACGCGATGACTAGATTGATGCAGTCCTCGGTCAATCGTGAGGAAATTTTACTCGAAGTAAATCGAAACTTATCCAATCCGAAATTGGAGAAGTTCTCGACCCAGTGGAAATTCGAGAATCCCGAAACAGAACTCTTCGAAGTCACTTGTGTTCTTTTGCCGGGGAAGATCGCGCCGGGAAGACTTTGGTTTTTCGAGGACATCACCTCGTTTCATCTTCAACAGGAAACCCTGGCGCTTTTGAATCAGGCGCTCAAAGAAAAAAGCGAAATCGCCGAACAGGAGAATCTCGCCAAAACCGTTTTCATGTCCAATATCAGTCACGAAATCCGAACGCCGATGACCGGAATATTAGGAATTACTGAATTACTTTTACAGACATCCCTAGCTCCGGATCAAAAGGATTCGTTGGAGTTGATCCAAAGAAGCGGGGACAATCTACTCAAGATCATCAATCACCTTTTGGATTTTTCCAAAGCGGACACGGGTAAGATCGAGTTGGAATCGATCCCGTTCAGTATGGAAAAACTTCTTCGGGATTTAACGGCGCTTTTACGCGTGGAAGCGGAGAAGAACGAAAACGAAATGAAGATCGAACTTCCTTCCGATTTTCCGGAGACTCTCAACGGAGATCCGGTTCGAATCGGTCAGATTTTTACGAACCTCGTATCGAATGCGACGAAGTTCACCAAGGAAGGAACCGTAGAAATCGGATTTCATATATTAGAAAAAAAGAATCAATCGGTGCGTTTTAGAACCTGGGTTTCCGATACCGGAATCGGAATCCCCGCTTCCAAACTCAATTCCGTCTTCGAGCCTTTTGTTCAATCCGACATTTCCATCACGAGAAATTTCGGAGGAACCGGACTCGGATTGTCGATCGCCAAAAAATTGGTCGAGTTGATGGGCGGAAAAATCCAAGTAGAAAGTCAGCCCGGAATCGGAACCAGATTCTGGTTCGAACTTCGGCTTGAAATTCCGACTTCGGAAAAGACGGAAACGATCGAAAATTCCTCATCGAACGAGACCACTTCGGAACAATCCGATTTTTCGGAGCTGAAAGTTTTGATCGTCGAGGACAATCCGATCAATCAAAAACTTCTCGGAAGAATATTAAAAAAGAAGAATATAGAACCTTCCCTCGTCGAGGACGGAATGGAAGCCGTCGAAAAGGTGAGACGTTCGCACTACGATCTGATTTTTATGGATATCAACATGCCGGGAATCGACGGACTTTCCGCGACGGAAATCATCCGCAAATTCCCGAAAGGAAAGTCTGTGCGTATCGTCGGTCTAACGGCAAACGCGGCCCCGGAGATCCAGGACGTAGCCGTCCAAAGGGGGATGGACGACCTTCTTACAAAGCCGTATAACGTGTCTCAAATCGAGGAGATTCTGCGTTCGTTCGACAACCGTTAA
- a CDS encoding alpha/beta fold hydrolase, whose amino-acid sequence MQRASRHNLKTIGSGDRTIVLGHGFGCDQSTWNKIVPHLKDDYKLVLFDTIGSGKTDPSFFSPDRYSNLYAYAEDLILLLEEIHIQNSLYVGHSVSGMIGLIASIRRPELFSKLAFISASPRYLNDTGYKGGFEQNDLNQLYAAMELNFFSWAGGFAPMAMGNPDRPELAQNFASSLREIRPDIGLSVARTIFQSDHRKDLPQSKHPVLILQPSDDIAVPMEAGEYLGKNIPQATFRSIPATGHLPHFSSPESVIRELKSFFETEPAR is encoded by the coding sequence ATGCAAAGAGCGTCTCGCCACAATTTGAAGACGATCGGTTCCGGTGACAGAACAATCGTGCTCGGACACGGATTCGGTTGCGACCAATCCACTTGGAACAAAATCGTTCCTCATCTCAAAGACGACTATAAACTCGTGTTGTTCGACACGATCGGTTCCGGAAAAACGGATCCTTCCTTTTTTAGTCCGGATCGATATTCCAATCTTTACGCTTACGCGGAGGATTTGATCCTTCTTTTGGAAGAAATTCACATTCAAAATTCTTTATATGTTGGACATTCCGTAAGCGGTATGATCGGTCTCATCGCTTCGATCCGAAGGCCGGAATTATTTTCCAAACTCGCGTTTATCAGCGCCTCTCCCCGTTATCTAAACGACACGGGTTATAAGGGCGGATTCGAACAGAACGATCTGAATCAACTCTACGCCGCGATGGAACTCAACTTTTTTTCATGGGCGGGAGGTTTCGCTCCGATGGCCATGGGAAATCCGGATCGTCCCGAGCTGGCGCAGAATTTCGCGTCTTCACTTCGTGAAATTCGCCCCGACATCGGACTGTCCGTCGCGAGAACGATCTTTCAATCCGATCACAGAAAGGATCTTCCTCAGAGCAAACATCCCGTATTGATTCTGCAACCGTCAGACGACATCGCGGTGCCTATGGAAGCGGGAGAATATCTCGGTAAGAATATTCCGCAAGCGACCTTTCGTTCCATTCCCGCAACCGGACATCTTCCGCATTTTAGCTCTCCGGAGTCCGTGATCCGAGAATTAAAATCCTTTTTCGAAACAGAACCGGCTCGATGA
- the rdgB gene encoding RdgB/HAM1 family non-canonical purine NTP pyrophosphatase, whose protein sequence is MKQLALATNNSHKVKEVGSILMELGIRILTPKDLNVSFDVEETGTTFAENALLKAKELFRLTKLPSIADDSGICVSALGGDPGVYSARFGGEGLNDEGRARLLLEKIKGNPDRKAHYACVIAYVDENTEHTFEGKCEGIISEEYDTIGIYGFGYDPVFIYPPFQKPFSQVPEVEKNSVSHRKKALEGLLEFLKTKS, encoded by the coding sequence TTGAAGCAACTCGCTCTCGCCACAAACAACTCCCATAAAGTAAAAGAAGTCGGCTCCATTCTCATGGAGCTCGGAATTCGGATCCTTACGCCAAAGGATCTGAACGTTTCTTTCGACGTCGAGGAAACGGGAACAACGTTTGCCGAAAACGCTCTTTTGAAAGCGAAAGAATTGTTCCGTTTGACGAAACTTCCTTCGATCGCGGACGATTCGGGGATTTGTGTTTCCGCACTCGGAGGAGATCCCGGCGTTTATTCCGCGAGATTCGGCGGAGAAGGATTGAACGACGAAGGTCGAGCACGTTTGCTTTTGGAAAAAATAAAAGGAAACCCGGATCGTAAGGCACATTACGCCTGCGTCATCGCCTACGTGGACGAAAACACCGAACATACTTTCGAAGGCAAATGTGAAGGAATCATCTCCGAAGAATATGATACAATCGGAATATACGGTTTCGGTTACGATCCGGTTTTTATTTATCCGCCCTTTCAAAAACCTTTTTCACAGGTCCCGGAAGTGGAAAAAAATTCGGTTTCGCATAGAAAAAAAGCCCTCGAAGGGCTTTTGGAATTCTTAAAAACAAAATCCTAA